TACCTAGGAAGTACGATAAACACACTATATACACACGAGGAGGGGAGCTCAGTCCTGTGGAAGAACTGTGGAAACCTAAAGGCTTGCAGGAGGGGAGTGGCCTCCAGAGCCTTTTGTGTCCCCTGACCCCCGCCCGGGAGCACCCACagtccctgggggggggggtggctgggcTGCTCGGGGCCGAGGGGCCAGCGTGTCTGCGTGGGCTCTGGGACGGGAATGATACGGCCGTCCAGCTGTGCATGCAACACCACACCTGCTGCCACCTCTCAGATTCGGCGCACTGGTCCTGACCCAGCTCTGCTGCTGTGGTCCCCTGTCTCTCACCCGCACCTGGAGCTGGGATCTCACTGCAGACCCACTCTCTTCTGCCTGCTGTAATCACGTGGCATGAGCTCAGAAGAAGCTTTGGCCAACACGAGTTCAAAACCCAGTCTCCTTGCACAGGATGCGGGGCAGCCCATGTGTCATCTGGGGTCCTGCACATAggggcccaggagccccagatccCCATGCAGAGGAGGGCAGGACCTTGGAGGGAAGGgtccccagcctcctgccacAGGGGGTGCAGAAGAGCAGCCTTTGTCTGCAGGGTGCGTGCTGCAAGCTGTCTCCAGGACAAAGGCTGGCGAAGCTGTCTTCCTTCTTTGCAACCTGCATGCATTTAGTGAGGTTTACCTTTTCTCTGCAGAGCTCCAGCCCATGCACTAGGATCGCACCACCGCCTTCCTGCAACCCTCAGCCCCAACCATTACAAGTCCTCCTCAGGAGTGTCTTTTCTGCCTCGGGAGTGCTGCCTCCAGGCATAGCCCTCCCTCTGCAGGCTCAGGAAGCTCTTCCAGGATGGAGAAAAACCCCTTGTACAAAGGGAGGAAAAGCAAACACTTCTGTTTGTCATTGCAGTGTTGGATTTATAATGAATGTTGTTAGTGAGAATGTTTACGGACCGGGCTTCCTGGCTGGCATGGGGAGAATGCTCACAGCACAGCATCCTTACCCCGGCGGAGAAAGGATGGTGGCATGTGTGCTGCGCAAGAGCACGGGGgatggggggcacctggtggctcagtcggctgggtAAGGGCcagactctagatttcagcttaggtcatgatctcagggtcgtgagatcgagcctcgcatcgggctccgagctgagtgtggagcctgcttaacatttgttctctcctggggcgcctgggtggcacagcggttaagcatctgccttcggctcagggcgtgatcccggcgttgccggatcgagccccacatcaggctcctccaatatgagcctgcttcttcctctcccactccccctgcttgtgttcactctctcgctggctgtctctatctctgtcgaataaataaataaaagctttaaaaaaaaaaaaaacattcgttctctccttctctctctgcccctcccgctgtctctctctcctcaaaatataataataataaaattaataacaatacgACACCATGATAAAATGGGCttatttcattcactcattcattcaatgtaTTTATGGAATTGTTACCAGCACCAAGCACTATGCACTGGAaccattaagggaaaaaaattttgatttcttattATCCGaacccctttttattttattttaaagattttatttatttattcgagtggtgaggggagggacagaaggggaaggagagggacaagcagaccctgcactgagcacggagccacacatggggctccatcccacaaccccgagatcatgacctgagcccaaaccacgAGTGGGACACCTAACCGACTAGCCTCCAAGGCGCCCCTAAAGCCCTTTGTAATTATTCCAGTGGGCCATTACTCCCACACACAGCTCTCAGTGGCTAAGCTGCAGGCCACTGTTACttggctcttctttctttttctgtgctcttTTTGGCCTTTCTCTTGTAGGCACAAAATCAACACATGTTTTAGACTCTgtacaaggaaactgaggcctttaTGCATGCCCAGGTCAGGACAGCTGCTGGGCACGCACAGGCATGGAGGTGCTCCAGAGAATAGACAGCGTTCACAGGGCAATATGGCTTTTGCACAAAGAGCCACAAATCAGCAAGTCGGAAGCACACCTTTGTAAAACCTCACGAAGATTGTAAATTAACATGTAGACAGCAATCACAAGTTTTAACGTCAGGGAATGCTGGCAGTGGGAGCATTGGTCTCTATCTAAGGACAAAGCAAAGGTTCTTTTCAGCCTACTCATTCTCGAAGCAGGTGCACGATGCATGCTTGGTTTGAACAAAGTCAGGCTGACTTACAAAGAAATCTAAAGTGGACTTATATGTCCAGATTGTAGAGAGTTTTTCTCTCACCactgtgcctccctccctcccccttcctctcccacttcctctcttcctccctctgtcttcctccctccatcccttccccctccctccattccttctaAGAAAATCTCAGCTTGCCCTACAGTGTTCCATATGTCAATACACCGTGTTACTCTTGACCCCGAGACAAGTACctcagtcagctcaggctgccgtGACGAACACCGCTGACCAGGCCACTTGAAAAACAGGCATTCACTCCTCACAGTTCcgggggctggaagtccaagatcagggtgccagccaGGTGGGTACCTGATGGGGTCTGTTGTCCAGGCTTGCAGAGGGCCCCCTTCTCACCACCTCCTCAcatgaaacagagagagagaagcaagtgCTGTCCTGCcacttcttacaaggacactaatcccaccCCACAGGGGCCCCAGCGCCATGACCTCCTATAACCCTACTCtcttcccaaaggcctcacctcctgaCACCAGGCCACTGGGGATTAGGGTtccaacataagaatttggggaagacacacacattcagtccatagtagTAACCCAGGAGAGTCTGGTCCTGATTTTCTGTCACTAACCAGCCACTATGTGGGGAAGGGGGGACTCCCAAATCTTAGCacctgatgagggaacagaaggcaagctgaggacaaagcagaaactgacccCCCCCAACCACGgggtgtacgtgacattcctcaggcactcctggctgccctaaagggcaaagaaatagttaacctacatacaccacaatcctgcaagactcaagtctccctcagtttcccaatgtcttagcagttgacaagaaccaagcatttctatcaataacttagcttcctgaagggaaagtagatacaattaaatgtccttgtaATCCGCAGCCTCCAGGAatttcccaaccatcttaatgttaatgccttgcaagagggaaaaacaaccttaacttgacaatggccaggcctccagtatcctgtgagtcttctttaacatatgaaagtactttctcagcctccctttttccttacctccccgaACCCcgtggtatataatcagccacccctcacaagccggggcagcagctctttctgccacgggtcctgtccccgttgctttaataaaccaccaattttgcaccaaagatgcctcaagaattctttcttggtcgtcggctccggactccaccccgctgaacctcacctgtatacTGTAACCTCATCAGCACCTACACAGAAACACAGCCTCTTACTTGAGGCCCTTCCTAGGAATGCTCACTTCCTATCCCACACCACAAGGAAGCCAGGAAACCCCAGCAGGACCTGGTGGAGGACCAGCGTTCCAAGGGCTGGCAGGACCAGGACGGGTCAGGGGACTGTGGGGGACAAAGGGCTGggactccccccccccgccccgtgcatGGGGCCTGTAGGCCGAGGGGCACCCAGGGCCAGCTTCAGGGCCAGCAGCCTGGGCCCACACCGGGGCTGCCCTGAGAAGTGCCCCAGCTTGCTTCTGACAAGACTCAACAGGCTTTGGAcaagatgccaaaattctcatttTGCACCAGTTCCCACAAATCGTGTCCCTGGCGCTGTGACGTACCCAAAGCACGTCCTCTCCAAACCTCCAGCTCCTCAGTGGCAGAAACTGTCTCCTCCCCGATACTGCAAACGTGTGAAcagcctcagtgtcctctgcCCTTGAGCCTCAGCAGCTGAGACAGAAAGAccacttctggggcgcctgggtggcacagcggttaagcatctgccttcggctcagggcgtgatcccggcgttgtgggatgccttcggctcagggcgtgatcccggcgttgtgggatcgagccccacatcaggctcttctgctatgagcctgcttcttcctctcccactccccctgcttgtgttccctctctcactggctgtctctatctctgtcaaataaataaataaaatttttaataaaaaaaaaaagaaagaccactTCTGAATGGTGAGTTTCGAGAATGTGTCAGAGAAATCTGTGCCAACTAAATCTCAGGCAAAGGGAAAGCAGATCCTGTGCCCAACCAAGCTGCAAACCTCTTCCAATGGAGCGGGAGGCAAAACTAATCATTTCCACGCATTACCCATTAAATCTCCCGGACAACAAAATAACAAGGTCCACAAAAGTGGTTTGGATAAATGATCCAGAAACAAGCTCTTTCTCTACTTTCTTAAGTATCTTCTATTCCaagactttatctttttaatggaATCAGCGATTGTGTAAGTTGGTGCAATTTCATCTATAATATCATCTTTCTATGGCAGTAGAAATTGTACGatttctgactcttttttttgGCCAGAAACTTAAACACAGAGCAAtgcatttgtgttttaatatttttcttctacccACCTCATCATAAGTGgtattccttccttcttcaaaatgaaatgaaattcacgatctaaaaatttttaaattctaggttgcaggggcacctgggtggctcagttgttgagcatctgccttcggctcagggcgtgatcccagcgttctgggatcgagccccacatcaggctcctcccctgggagcctgcttcttcctctcccactccccctgcttgtgctccctctctcactggctgtctctatctctgtcaaataaataaataaataaaatcttttaaaaaaaaattctaggttgCAGGTGGCTTGGTGCTTGGTGTCAATCCTTGGTTTCCAGGGTCAGCTCCCACCTCACAGGGTGTTTAACCTGGGACACATTTTCTTCAGCCTATTGCTATGTATCTGCAAAACGGAGTTGATAATAGTGCACTCCAGGAAAGGCTGTTATGGGCCCCACCTTGaattaagcatttaataaatggttaCCTGGCTTGTAATGAGTTCTGTGGAAATGTTTGTTAAATCAACTATGTATTTTTAAGGTAAACAGATAAGATGGCTAATGCTGACGATGTCCAAAGCAGCTCAGGGCACCCAAACGTCAAGAGGACCATGGACCGCAGAGGACATACATACACGTGGAGAGCATTTGTGTTGGTATCTTGAAGGTATCTTGCTAACCGCTCTGAAGCTGTGAGCCATTTCATCTTGGGGGCACCATTAAGTTTGCTAACCTGCTTGGATAATGCCCTGGGGTGATTAAAGTGACCAGGGaagtgacacccccccccaaccagagctgtttaaaatacagaatctgaGTCAATACCTTTGAGGTgggcccaagattctgcatttctaaggagcttcccaggtgatgctgaagTAAGGTGAGAAATGTGAACTCCTAacaccttttgtttctctgttggCATTTAACATATAGGGGAATTTAACTCATGTTTACAGGAATTACTTTAATGAGGAGGCAACTCAGGGAGTGGTAActcaataaaaatgagaaaagaggttCAAAATGGAGTGCCTTATGCTAAGGGCCACATCACCTAACCAAGCCTAATTTACTGAAAGTGTCAGTTCTCCCAGAAATGGAGTCAGTCAGGAAGCccctgatcagcactagtgaggtaattGGTCTGATAGGCCCCTGCCGTCCTGGAAGAGGAAAGTGACCGTGCAATAATGCTTTCTTTGCTTTGTGTGGCTTCTTGTTTATGCTCAGTTCTGTCTATACACGTTTTCCATTTTGTACAGTTCCTTGGAACTCCTGTCTATTAAATTGGGTCCTGCCTGATTCtaatcaatttttgctcaaatacattcttaacatttttaataggCCTCAGCTTACCATTTAACAGGTCTATAAGCCTGTGTTCTAATTAGAGACGCCTAATTAGAGAACAATAGCATTTAACCATAggatctttttaaagatttatttatttgagggagagtgagagaaccGGACCCCACGTGTGCCCGCGAGTGGGTcaggggagggtcagggagagaatcttcatgcagactccccgctgagcacggagacttgctgggctcaatcccaccacccagagaaCAAGACCCTAGATCACGACTCCAGATCCCCACCTGAGCGGAAACCGAGTCCTGCTCAATGCACTgcgccaggcaggtgcccctaaCCGTCAGCTATTTTAGCAGACTAGATGAGACCATATGTATCAGGCACTTAGCGTGTACCTGTCACTTCAAAGGGCAGTAGTCGGCGTGGAAATAAACAATGTGAAGGACTGTTTCCCTTGAAACCgactcctttcctccctccagtTGAACGTCTGCCCTGTAGCTACACTTCCAATATAAATACCTTAAtgtattttcagtgtttcctAAAAAGTCCTTTGGATTTGCTCAATTCTGAAACTGGCctttgggaggggtgggggaaggaaatgaTGGGAAATAAATAGTTGTTATTCCCAATCCCCTCCGTTCAGTAAGCATCAGCTTCTCCTCCCCAGCCTTTGGCCTCCGAAATGTGTTTGCCCTTGCCCGGAGAAGATGGAGACGCAGGGCTAAACCGGTCCTTATTTTAGTATTCCTATTCCTATTCGTATTTTGACCGATCCAGAACCTACGACTAAACAAAGAGCCCTCTCCGGCTGGAACAAAGATGCTCAACCTGACTCCCAGCGCGAGGCACACGCGTCTTCGGATTGGTTGGATTACCGTCCAATAGGAAAGAAGAGCCGGCGTCTGGTATTTACATAAATTCTTAGCTGTCCGCCGGCCGTCCAATCGGATTCCGGCGATTTGGAGCCTTCATTTGAATATGGAGACGATAAATAGCGCTGTGGGCGCCGCCTGTCCGCATCTGGGCACCGCCCCGCCATGCCAGAGCCGTCCCGCTCGGCTCCCGCGCCCAAAAAGGGCTCCAAGAAGGCCATCGCCAAGGCGCAGAAGAAGGACGGCAAGAAGCGCAAACGCGGCCGCAAGGAGAGCTACTCTATCTACGTGTACAAGGTGCTGAAGCAGGTGCACCCCGACACCGGCATCTCGTCTAAGGCCATGGGCATCATGAACTCGTTCGTCAACGACATCTTCGAGCGCATCGCCAGCGAGGCCTCCCGCCTGGCGCACTACAACAAGCGCTCGACCATCACGTCCCGCGAGGTGCAGACGGCCGTGCGCCTGCTGTTACCCGGCGAGCTGGCCAAGCACGCCGTGTCCGAGGGCACCAAGGCCGTCACCAAGTACACCAGCTCCAAGTGAGGTGCGCCGGGCGCCCCGGAAcccaaaggctcttttcagagccacCTCTGTGCTCAGAAAGGAGCGTGCCACCCGGTGTGGTTGTGATGTGGTGCTCCAGGGGGTCGGGGCACCTGGAGTGCGCAACGGGGCGCAAACCCTGGCCTAAAGCTGAGCTCCTCTGCAGACGTGTATCTCTCAAAGGCATCTTGGGTCAGTCTCCACCGAGccagcagcgggagagggagagcggCCTTGACTTTAGGCGGAGACTCTGTGGGGTGAGGGCGCGCTTCACTTCCAGGAAGTCCTCAGGCCAACCTCCCCAACCAGCACTCCCCTGTCTCTTAATGGGTGAGGTCGCTGGGCACGACCGTGTGAGGCCCTGGGTGTTGCGCAGCCTTGGCGGTTGGCGCTCGTTCCCGTCCTTCCCGCCTTTGCCTCACTGGGCACCAGGAGCTTCTGGCCAAAAAACTCAAGCAGTGTTGAGTTTAAGCAGACTTTTATGGGCACTTAGGCGTTTCTATCGGAAAAAGTCAAAACGGCGGGAGCACACATCATGGCCTCCATCCTCCCACTTCGCTAAAATCCTTCCTATTAGGAGGTTGCTTTTCGAAAAACGtgtatatttttaacataagCCTAGTAAACGGCCAAACAgccttttatactttttaaaaattcaattagtcaacttACAGTACATTCTTAATTTCAGTTGCAGTGTTTAAAAATTCGTGAATTTCTTACAACACCCAGTGGAAAGAGCCTTTTTAACAAAACGAATAGAGGgcatttaaggaaaaacaaaaagaagtaaaccATATGCAAAGGGTATAACTTGCCTGCTTCATAACTGAAGCACTGGGCCTGACAGGCCTGACTGCCCTCACCCTAGAAAACATCCCACTGTACTAGTGACCCCCGAATTACCAAGACCACCCCGAGATCATCCTAGTCTCGACAGCCTGCAAGCCTCCCAGGATTTGGACTCGAGCCTCGGTTCCCTCAGTGGGCCTCCTGATTCCTGTCCCTTATGGGACTTAGGTTCTCTCTGGCGACTACCACACTTCTGTCAACATTTAACCTCTTATACAgtaaatttttgtttgcttttgtaatttttattaaagggATAGCCCCTCCCGATCTATCTTTGGTTTACTCCATAGTAATTAGCAAATCTGACTTGAAATTTTCAgctgaggttgggggaggggagagtctCTTAAATGCATCTCAGATAGGATACCTTGAAAAATCCCTCCAGTGCCTTTACTTGGTTATCTCAAACCCAGAGAATTCTTCCATTGTATTGAGCCTATGCATTGTCAATACCCAGCGAaccccttcccccaacctccagcttaacataaataacatttctctttctctgttgccGCAGTATTACAGACATGGGTTCTGTATTCAATTTCCCTCCATTTTCTTGATTATAAATTCTCAACAGCGGAGACTCCGTGTCGCCCTGCATTTTCCTTAATAGATTCCCTGGGAGGAGAGGGCGCATCCAGGCCCATTCTTCGTCTGAGGctgctgctggctgtctctgtagCCTCCACCATACTGTTGAGCAAATagaagcagtctttttttttccttcatgctAATGAAGTGTGTGTACCAGAGCAGTGAAAAGACTGAGACATTAATCTGCATTTTGCATTATCCACAATGAAACATTGTCATACTATTGTATTTGGGAATTGTTTATTTTGcgtcttgattttatttttgttttctactgcTAGCACAATCACACAGTGCGGGAGacaagtttcattttattaaaccTATGTCTTAAGCTAATTATTCAGGCGGAGAATCCTGTGGACCTGGGAGACTAGTTCCTGTTACCAGAAGTACTTATTAAGATACTGACTCCTAATCTACTTGAGTAGAGGGCTGAGAGCTCAGACCCAATCAGGAGGCCCCTGCTTCATAGTGGAGGGCTGGATTCTGTAGTGTTCAATATGAATCAGACATCTCTTAAGATTAAAGGTGTTGATTTTGATGATACATCACCGTTTTCAAATTTTGGGATTATAACTAGGAGAAAAGAATTGAGTAAAATAGCCATGACAAAATTTCTGTATCTATGGGTttgtttgggtgtttttgttttgttttgtttgtaaatatTGTTTCAGAGCATATATCTAAAAAAGAAGGTAAAGGGAAAGCAATAAGGCACACCGCTCTCACTGTAACCATAACAATACTACACATGCCCATGGATGCATAAACTGAGCCAATAGGGTGGGGAGAGCCATCATCAATCTCACCCAATGACGTAGGTTTCACTAAAATTCTGATTGAGAATTActtataattatctttttttcttttaagattttatttatttgatagagagagatatcgaaagagggaacacaagcagggggagtgggagacaggagaagcaagcttcccgctgagcagggagcccgatgcaggacttgatcccaggacctcgggtcatgacctgagcccaaggcagacactggacgactgagccacccaggcgcccctaattatatATCTTTGATAACTATGTACCAAAACTTACGTTTTCAGCAATTGCATACTGCCCagattttttaaacactttcttCACCTTACAAGTATTTTTAGATTTCAATTTacataccttttatttatttttttggataaggAAAGGTAGTagataaaacacttaaaaatatgttacatttGGATGCAACTCTGAGAGATGCAATGGGAATGagttcagggagaaaaaaaaggatcagCTAGACTATCTCCGTGTTAACGAAGAATTTGATCATGTGTTTCATGAACTGATTATGGTATCGAATTGCTATTTCAATAGATATCTTGAAAAGATTGATGTGGTCGTGTGTTaactacatctcaataaaaagattttgaaaatgtataaaagcTCAAGAACTTTACGAATattcaaacatttctttaaaaatttttgttgcaatcattttgctttttaaaacgtCCTGTGTTGCGATTTGTGTCCTTATAACTACTAGAactaaggataaaaatattttagatgacAACTGAAAAACGTGAGGTTTTAAATCCTTTAGACTGGACCCACGCAGAAGGAATGGGTGGGTGGGCTTCCAGCCGCTGGGGCGGAGGACCCTCGGGTGGTGACGTTCTCTCCCCAGACCCTCCCGCCCAGCCCGGTACCCGACCGGCTTCCTTTGGAGAGATGATTTGCAAAACCACGACTCTTATCTTTCATTGTGTCTGTCTGCTCCCTGCCTGAGACGATGACACGACGTTTCAATACATCTAAGACTCAAAACTGCTCAAAGAAGCGATTGTTAGGAATCCcttatttacaaatgagaaaagccAAACGAAGGAAAAGGCAAAGTGACGTCTTTTCCCACGTGAAGACTCTTCGTGCCAAAGCGCTTTCTCCGAGCCAAGAGGACACTTTCCAAATTAAATGCCATAAATTCAAAGAAAGGGGAAATTCTGCGTCACTGACGCTTCACAGAAAATAACAATGTGGCTGAAACGGGAGGGGGCTGATTTGTTCAGAAAAGGGGTAATTACAGAGAAAGGGAATTATTTTCCTCTTGAACTTATCTCCCCCATCCCCACGTAGGTTAAAGCTACTCGCAGCAAGAGTCGGCATATTACATTTGGCTCCCGCGCACAGGACGCTTCCATTTCCCTTTTGGTTTCAAACATTTGCCGCTGCAAGATCCAGCCACGCAAACATCCTCCCGAAAATGTTCACTGCTTGAGGATAAAGATGTCTGGTCCAGGCAGCGATGCAGCTCCAGGCGCCACCGCCCTGACTGCGCAACCAAGTCCTTACCTCCAGGGTTCATTCATCAGGGACACTGGGGAGGAAAGGTTGGCACGAGGACCTCCTGGAAGAGGTGACCCGCGCCCCTCATCCACAGGCGCACGCCACGCGCAGACTGTCCGGGGCCTGGGAGTCCACGCGCGGAAGCGCCGGGGATACACTGCAGCCACCGAAGACGCAGAGCTCAAGGCTCCTACTTCGACTAGCGACGCATTAACAGCCCCAAGCAAAAAGGAGGAAGGACATGGGATCCTTGCTCGCCTGACCACGGTTACCATCCCAGACTTCCATAAATACACATTCTTGCATTCCGCTCACATACGCACAAGCTCGCGCACACACAGACCCCACAACCAGGAAACCGCTAGGACGCACAGAACGAAATTGGTTCACATGACAACCCTTCACCGTGTTCGAAACCCTTTTTCGATTGTGTGGgtggctctgaaaagagcctttgggTTCCGGGGCGCCCGGCGCGCCTCACTTGGAGCTGGTGTACTTGGTGACGGCCTTGGTACCTTCGGACACGGCGTGCTTGGCCAGCTCGCCGGGCAGCAGCAGGCGCACAGCCGTCTGCACCTCGCGGGACGTGATGGTCGAGCGCTTGTTGTAGTGCGCCAGGCGGGAGGCCTCGCTGGCGATGCGCTCGAAGATGTCGTTGACGAACGAGTTCATGATGCCCATGGCCTTAGACGAGATGCCGGTGTCGGGGTGCACCTGCTTCAGCACCTTGTACACGTAGATAGAGTAGCTCTCCTTGCGGCTGCGCTTGCGCTTCTTGCCGTCCTTTTTCTGCGCCTTGGTGACCGCCTTCTTGGAGCCCTTCTTGGGCGCGGGAGCCGATTTGGACGGATCAGGCATGGTGGCAGACCTCTCCAAACACAAAAAAGGCTCGCTCCGAGCAACTATATTTATACGTCCTGTATGCAAATGAAGGATCCAGAGTTCCTCGCTCCTGATAGGCTCA
The Ailuropoda melanoleuca isolate Jingjing chromosome 3, ASM200744v2, whole genome shotgun sequence DNA segment above includes these coding regions:
- the LOC100483305 gene encoding histone H2B type 3-A — protein: MPEPSRSAPAPKKGSKKAIAKAQKKDGKKRKRGRKESYSIYVYKVLKQVHPDTGISSKAMGIMNSFVNDIFERIASEASRLAHYNKRSTITSREVQTAVRLLLPGELAKHAVSEGTKAVTKYTSSK
- the LOC100482301 gene encoding histone H2B type 3-B, which produces MPDPSKSAPAPKKGSKKAVTKAQKKDGKKRKRSRKESYSIYVYKVLKQVHPDTGISSKAMGIMNSFVNDIFERIASEASRLAHYNKRSTITSREVQTAVRLLLPGELAKHAVSEGTKAVTKYTSSK